A window from Symbiopectobacterium purcellii encodes these proteins:
- the dppC gene encoding dipeptide ABC transporter permease DppC, protein MTQFTEPAVDNAPVPMTPLQEFWHYFKRNKGAVVGLVYVTLMFIIAIGANVLAPHAPAEQFRDALLRPPVWQEGGSWQFLLGTDDVGRDILSRLMYGARLSLLVGCLVVVLSLIMGVVLGLMAGYFGGMVDTVIMRVVDIMLALPSLLLALVLVAVFGPSIVNASLALTFVALPHYVRLTRAAVLVEVNRDYVTASRVAGAGAMRQMFINIFPNCLAPLIVQASLGFSNAILDMAALGFLGMGAQPPTPEWGTMLADVLQFAQSAWWVVTFPGLSILLAVLAFNLMGDGLRDALDPKLKQ, encoded by the coding sequence ATGACTCAATTCACTGAACCGGCTGTTGATAATGCGCCCGTGCCGATGACCCCGTTACAGGAATTCTGGCATTACTTTAAACGTAACAAAGGCGCCGTCGTGGGCCTGGTGTACGTCACACTGATGTTTATTATCGCCATTGGTGCCAACGTGCTGGCACCGCATGCCCCAGCAGAGCAGTTCCGCGATGCGTTGCTGCGTCCTCCCGTGTGGCAGGAAGGCGGTAGCTGGCAGTTTCTGCTGGGCACCGACGATGTGGGCCGCGATATCCTTTCGCGCCTGATGTACGGTGCACGCCTGTCGCTGCTGGTCGGCTGTCTGGTGGTGGTGCTGTCGCTGATTATGGGCGTGGTACTCGGGCTGATGGCGGGCTACTTTGGCGGCATGGTCGATACCGTCATCATGCGCGTGGTGGATATCATGCTGGCGCTGCCCAGCCTGCTGCTGGCGTTGGTGCTGGTGGCGGTGTTCGGGCCGTCCATCGTCAATGCGTCGCTGGCGCTGACCTTCGTGGCGCTGCCGCACTATGTGCGTCTGACGCGCGCGGCGGTGCTGGTCGAGGTCAACCGCGATTACGTTACCGCTTCCCGCGTGGCGGGGGCTGGCGCAATGCGCCAAATGTTCATCAATATCTTCCCCAACTGTCTGGCACCGCTCATCGTGCAGGCGTCATTGGGCTTCTCCAACGCCATCCTCGACATGGCTGCATTGGGTTTCCTCGGCATGGGGGCTCAGCCGCCAACGCCTGAGTGGGGCACCATGTTGGCCGACGTGTTGCAGTTTGCGCAAAGTGCCTGGTGGGTCGTAACCTTCCCAGGCCTTTCGATCCTGCTCGCGGTGTTGGCGTTTAACTTGATGGGGGACGGCTTGCGTGACGCTCTCGACCCCAAACTCAAGCAGTGA
- the dppF gene encoding dipeptide ABC transporter ATP-binding subunit DppF, with amino-acid sequence MSQSMNAAGQHYLLQAIDLKKHYPVKKGLFAPERAVKALDGVSFTLERGKTLAVVGESGCGKSTLGRLLTMIETPSEGELYYQGQDLLKPDPAAQKLRRQKIQIVFQNPYGSLNPRKKVGQILEEPLVINTDLSKAERREKALSMMAKVGLKTEHYDRYPHMFSGGQRQRIAIARGLMLDPDVVIADEPVSALDVSVRAQVLNLMMDLQQELGLSYVFISHDLSVVEHIADEVMVMYLGRCVEKGSKEAIFNNPRHPYTQALLSATPRLNPALRRERIKLIGELPSPLNPPPGCAFNARCQHRFDTCVQFQPTLKAYGDQLIACFVVDRDEASS; translated from the coding sequence ATGAGCCAGAGCATGAATGCCGCCGGGCAGCATTACCTGTTGCAGGCGATTGATTTAAAAAAACACTATCCGGTCAAAAAAGGGTTATTTGCCCCCGAGCGGGCGGTGAAAGCGTTGGACGGCGTCTCCTTTACGCTGGAACGCGGTAAAACGCTGGCGGTGGTGGGAGAATCGGGTTGCGGTAAATCGACCCTTGGTCGCTTGTTGACCATGATCGAAACCCCGTCTGAAGGTGAGCTTTACTATCAGGGGCAGGATTTGCTGAAACCGGATCCCGCCGCGCAGAAATTGCGTCGCCAGAAGATCCAGATCGTATTCCAGAACCCGTACGGATCGCTCAACCCGCGTAAGAAAGTAGGGCAGATCCTGGAAGAACCGCTGGTGATCAACACCGATCTGTCGAAGGCGGAGCGTCGTGAAAAAGCGCTGTCGATGATGGCGAAAGTCGGCCTGAAAACCGAGCATTACGACCGCTACCCGCATATGTTCTCCGGCGGTCAGCGTCAGCGTATTGCCATTGCGCGTGGTCTGATGCTGGACCCTGATGTGGTGATTGCCGATGAGCCGGTGTCGGCGCTGGACGTGTCAGTGCGTGCACAGGTGCTGAACTTGATGATGGACCTGCAACAAGAGCTGGGTTTGTCCTACGTGTTCATTTCCCATGACCTCTCGGTGGTTGAGCATATTGCCGATGAAGTGATGGTGATGTACCTGGGTCGCTGCGTGGAGAAAGGCAGCAAGGAGGCGATTTTCAACAACCCGCGCCACCCTTACACCCAAGCGCTGCTATCAGCGACGCCGCGTCTGAATCCGGCGCTGCGCCGTGAGCGTATCAAGCTGATCGGGGAACTGCCCAGTCCGCTCAATCCGCCACCGGGCTGTGCGTTTAACGCGCGCTGCCAGCATCGTTTTGATACCTGCGTCCAGTTCCAGCCGACGTTGAAAGCCTATGGCGATCAACTGATTGCCTGCTTTGTTGTCGACAGGGATGAAGCCAGTTCGTAG
- a CDS encoding VOC family protein, whose product MLSADISILYVSNVIKSADVYTGLFGIKPVEKSPTFALFVFENGFKLGLWSCYTVEPGVNQIANIPSGEIVFTVQNKPEVDALYQTWGTQHQVAVIQKPAKLDFGYSFAVLDPDGHRLRVCFLEEEA is encoded by the coding sequence ATGCTATCCGCCGATATTTCAATTCTCTATGTCAGTAACGTAATAAAAAGTGCCGATGTCTACACCGGGCTATTTGGCATCAAACCCGTAGAAAAAAGCCCTACCTTTGCGCTATTTGTGTTTGAAAATGGCTTTAAGCTCGGTCTATGGTCATGCTACACCGTAGAACCTGGCGTCAACCAGATTGCCAACATACCTTCGGGTGAGATTGTGTTTACGGTGCAGAATAAACCAGAGGTTGATGCGCTTTATCAAACCTGGGGGACACAGCATCAAGTCGCCGTTATCCAAAAACCAGCCAAGCTCGACTTTGGTTATTCGTTTGCCGTTCTCGATCCTGATGGACACCGCCTCAGAGTCTGTTTTCTTGAAGAGGAGGCATAA
- a CDS encoding SDR family NAD(P)-dependent oxidoreductase: MNIDLSGKTALVTASSGGIGYAIAAGLVESHAEVIVNGRSSSSVDAALSRLQQQYPQARLRGAVADLGSAEGVTALLDQVPFVDILVNNAGIYGPRDFYDTDDAVWEDYWQTNVMSGVRLSRAFLPGMVAKQWGRVVFISSESARNIPADMIHYGVSKTAQLALARGLAKRVAGSGVTVNSVLPGPTISDGFATMMQDEVARTGKSLEVLAREFVMAHRPSSVIQRAASVEEVANMVVYICSQQASATSGAALRVDGGVVDDIL, translated from the coding sequence ATGAATATTGATCTGTCAGGAAAAACGGCGTTGGTCACCGCGTCCAGCGGTGGCATTGGGTATGCCATTGCGGCAGGGCTGGTGGAAAGCCATGCCGAGGTGATCGTGAATGGCCGCAGCAGTTCGTCGGTTGATGCGGCGCTGTCCCGTTTGCAACAGCAGTACCCGCAGGCCCGTCTTCGCGGTGCGGTGGCCGATCTGGGCAGTGCCGAAGGGGTAACAGCACTGCTGGATCAGGTGCCGTTCGTGGATATTCTGGTGAATAACGCCGGTATTTACGGTCCGCGTGATTTCTATGATACCGACGATGCGGTGTGGGAAGACTACTGGCAAACCAACGTGATGTCGGGCGTTCGTCTGTCACGCGCTTTCCTGCCGGGTATGGTGGCAAAACAGTGGGGGCGGGTGGTGTTTATCTCCTCCGAATCCGCACGTAACATTCCTGCTGACATGATCCACTACGGCGTATCGAAAACGGCACAGTTGGCGCTAGCGCGCGGGTTGGCAAAACGGGTTGCCGGCTCTGGCGTAACGGTAAACAGTGTGCTGCCAGGTCCTACGATTTCTGACGGCTTTGCCACCATGATGCAAGATGAAGTGGCGCGCACGGGCAAATCCCTTGAGGTGCTGGCGCGGGAATTCGTGATGGCGCATCGCCCCAGTTCGGTTATCCAGCGTGCTGCCAGCGTGGAAGAGGTCGCCAACATGGTGGTCTATATCTGCTCGCAGCAGGCGTCTGCCACCTCGGGTGCGGCGCTACGCGTTGATGGCGGAGTGGTCGACGATATTCTTTAA
- a CDS encoding 2-hydroxycarboxylate transporter family protein — MKRTETDVLYESTLAADSTSQLSFFTQLLKIKIGAVPVALFIAIAAVVFAAAYEGYLPKNMIGGFAVIMTLVFLLAHIGHTIPVFKDVGGPAILCLMVPSILVYFHLFNDNTMKTVHLLMKEANFLYFVIACLVVGSILGMNRKILIQGMVRMFVPLVIGTATAVVTGLLVGKLCGYSLYHTFFFIIVPIIGGGIGEGILPLSLAYSALLGQAPDVYVAQLAPAAVVGNIFAIFCAGILSRLGMRRKDLNGEGRLVRSDEEQNLFTVNDTPKPVDFHLMGGGLLMICAFFIVGGLFEQLVHIPGPVLMILIAVFCKYSRVIPASMETGAHSVYKFVSSSLVWPLMIGLGMLYIPLESVVAVFSVGYVGYVGYVGYVGYVGYVIVCGSVVLSMALVSFLIAPRLNMYPIEASIVTTCHSGLGGTGDVAILSASNRMSLMPFAQIATRIGGASTVIGATLLMGWLL, encoded by the coding sequence ATGAAAAGAACTGAAACCGATGTCCTCTACGAGAGCACGCTCGCTGCCGACTCAACGTCGCAACTATCGTTTTTCACCCAACTGTTAAAAATTAAAATTGGTGCAGTACCCGTTGCATTATTTATTGCTATCGCGGCTGTAGTTTTTGCTGCTGCGTACGAAGGCTATCTGCCGAAAAATATGATCGGTGGCTTTGCCGTTATTATGACGCTGGTTTTTTTGCTGGCGCATATTGGCCATACTATTCCGGTATTTAAAGATGTCGGCGGCCCGGCAATCCTGTGTTTGATGGTGCCCTCTATTCTGGTCTACTTTCACCTGTTTAACGACAACACCATGAAGACCGTGCACCTGCTGATGAAGGAAGCAAACTTTCTCTACTTCGTCATCGCATGCCTGGTGGTCGGCAGTATTTTAGGCATGAACCGCAAGATCCTGATTCAAGGGATGGTGCGTATGTTTGTGCCGCTGGTCATCGGTACCGCCACCGCGGTGGTAACGGGCCTGCTGGTCGGTAAACTGTGCGGCTACAGCCTGTATCACACCTTCTTCTTTATCATCGTACCCATTATTGGCGGCGGTATTGGTGAAGGCATTTTACCGTTGTCATTGGCTTATTCCGCACTGTTGGGTCAGGCACCGGATGTCTATGTGGCGCAACTGGCCCCCGCGGCGGTGGTGGGCAATATCTTCGCCATTTTCTGCGCGGGCATCCTATCTCGTCTCGGTATGCGCCGTAAGGATCTAAACGGCGAAGGGCGTCTGGTACGCAGTGACGAAGAGCAGAACCTGTTCACGGTAAACGACACACCAAAACCGGTGGATTTCCATCTGATGGGTGGTGGCCTGCTGATGATTTGCGCCTTCTTTATCGTCGGTGGCCTGTTTGAGCAGCTGGTACACATTCCAGGCCCGGTACTGATGATCCTGATTGCCGTGTTCTGCAAATACAGCCGCGTTATTCCCGCTAGCATGGAAACCGGCGCACACAGCGTCTATAAATTCGTCTCCAGTTCACTGGTCTGGCCGTTGATGATTGGCTTGGGAATGCTCTATATTCCGCTGGAAAGCGTGGTTGCCGTGTTCTCCGTTGGCTACGTTGGCTACGTTGGCTACGTTGGCTACGTTGGCTACGTTGGCTACGTTATCGTATGCGGCTCAGTCGTACTTTCTATGGCGCTGGTCAGCTTTTTGATTGCACCGCGTCTGAACATGTATCCGATTGAAGCCTCCATCGTCACCACCTGCCACAGCGGCCTGGGTGGCACCGGAGACGTCGCCATTCTTTCGGCGTCCAACCGCATGTCGCTGATGCCGTTTGCACAAATCGCAACGCGCATCGGTGGTGCCTCTACCGTGATCGGTGCGACGCTGCTGATGGGCTGGTTGTTGTAA
- the dppA gene encoding dipeptide ABC transporter periplasmic-binding protein DppA has translation MEKSLAKSRVLKIGLGLLAMSVAAGLQAKTLVYCSEGSPEGFNPQLFTSGTTFDASSIPIYNRLVEFKSGTTEIEPGLAEKWDISEDGKTYTFHLRKGVKWQDGKEFKPTREFNADDVLFSFLRQQDPNHPYHKVSGGSYEYYQGMGMPELISKIEKVDDYTVRFELTRPEAPFLADLAMDFASIMSAEYGANMLKAGTPEKIDLNPIGTGPFQLQQYQKDSRILYKAFEGFWGKKPGIDRLVFSITPDASVRYAKLQKDECQIMPYPNPADLSRMKEDKNITLLEKPGLNVGYLSFNVQKKPLDNVKVRQALTYAVNKGAIIDAVYQGAGQAAKNLIPPTMWGFNDDVKDYSYDPEKAKALLKEAGMADGFTVDLWAMPVQRPYNPNARRMAEMIQSDWAKVGVKAKIVTYEWGEYLKRAKAGEHQTVLMGWTGDNGDPDNFFATLFSCDAAEKGSNYSKWCYKPFEDLIQPARETSDHQKRIDLYKQSQVVMHDQAPALIVAHSTVYEPIRKNVKGYVIEPRGVHSFNNVTLD, from the coding sequence ATGGAAAAATCCTTGGCAAAATCAAGGGTGCTCAAAATCGGACTCGGCTTGCTGGCCATGTCTGTGGCAGCCGGCCTCCAGGCAAAAACCCTGGTCTATTGCTCCGAAGGTTCTCCTGAAGGTTTTAACCCGCAACTGTTTACGTCCGGCACCACCTTTGATGCCAGCTCGATTCCTATTTATAACCGTCTGGTTGAATTCAAAAGCGGTACTACCGAAATTGAGCCGGGCCTGGCAGAAAAATGGGACATCAGCGAAGATGGCAAAACCTATACTTTCCATCTGCGTAAAGGCGTGAAATGGCAGGACGGTAAAGAGTTCAAGCCAACACGTGAATTCAATGCGGATGATGTGCTGTTCTCCTTCCTGCGTCAGCAAGATCCGAACCATCCGTATCATAAAGTCTCTGGCGGCAGCTACGAATACTATCAAGGCATGGGCATGCCGGAGCTTATCAGCAAAATCGAAAAAGTGGACGACTATACCGTTCGTTTCGAGCTGACTCGCCCGGAAGCGCCGTTCCTGGCTGACCTGGCGATGGACTTTGCGTCGATTATGTCCGCAGAGTACGGTGCCAACATGCTGAAAGCAGGCACCCCGGAGAAGATCGACCTGAACCCGATCGGTACCGGTCCGTTCCAACTGCAGCAGTACCAGAAAGACTCCCGTATTCTCTATAAAGCATTTGAGGGCTTCTGGGGTAAGAAACCGGGCATCGATCGCCTGGTGTTCTCCATCACGCCGGATGCGTCCGTGCGTTATGCCAAGCTGCAAAAAGATGAGTGCCAGATCATGCCGTACCCTAACCCGGCCGATCTGTCCCGCATGAAAGAAGACAAAAACATCACGCTGCTGGAAAAACCCGGCTTGAACGTGGGTTACCTCTCTTTCAACGTGCAGAAAAAACCGTTGGATAACGTGAAAGTGCGTCAGGCACTGACCTACGCGGTCAATAAAGGTGCCATCATTGACGCGGTGTATCAGGGCGCTGGCCAGGCGGCCAAGAACCTGATCCCACCGACCATGTGGGGCTTTAACGACGACGTGAAGGATTACTCCTACGATCCGGAAAAAGCCAAAGCGTTGTTGAAAGAAGCCGGTATGGCTGATGGCTTCACTGTGGATCTGTGGGCGATGCCGGTACAACGTCCGTACAACCCGAACGCACGCCGTATGGCGGAAATGATCCAGTCTGACTGGGCCAAAGTGGGCGTGAAAGCCAAGATTGTCACCTACGAGTGGGGCGAGTATCTGAAACGCGCCAAAGCGGGTGAACATCAGACGGTGCTGATGGGATGGACGGGCGATAATGGGGATCCGGATAACTTCTTCGCGACCCTGTTCAGCTGTGACGCGGCAGAAAAAGGCTCTAACTACTCCAAGTGGTGCTACAAGCCGTTTGAAGACTTGATTCAGCCTGCGCGCGAAACGTCCGATCACCAGAAACGTATTGATCTGTACAAACAGTCACAGGTTGTGATGCACGATCAGGCTCCTGCGCTGATTGTTGCTCACTCCACGGTCTATGAGCCTATCCGTAAGAACGTGAAAGGTTATGTGATCGAGCCGCGTGGCGTACACAGCTTCAATAACGTGACCCTGGATTAA
- a CDS encoding XRE family transcriptional regulator — MQSKNDLAEEEIDNHLKKISKNLNYLMSLKNTDTQSISDRTSVGVATINNLKKGHGNPTIMTLSSIADFFQVSIGDLTDNNLSEESSAHGKVKSLPLIRYDEIDGYLAKTFFATKTYSTEVDNLQDDSLFCIEISNNALSPEFERGTICIVSANENVCDGDIALVKIKEYPICFRRVFLGVNGFQFSNISLESEINITECTEYVIIGVLLNKINRLK; from the coding sequence ATGCAATCAAAAAATGATCTTGCTGAAGAAGAAATAGATAACCATCTGAAAAAAATTAGTAAAAACTTAAACTACTTGATGTCATTAAAAAATACAGATACGCAATCAATCAGCGATCGAACCAGCGTTGGCGTTGCGACCATTAACAATCTCAAGAAGGGGCATGGCAACCCAACAATTATGACACTGTCGTCAATAGCCGATTTCTTTCAAGTAAGCATAGGGGATTTAACCGACAACAATCTTTCAGAAGAATCTAGCGCTCATGGAAAAGTAAAATCCTTACCTTTGATAAGATATGATGAAATAGATGGCTATCTCGCCAAGACCTTCTTTGCGACAAAAACTTACTCAACAGAAGTTGATAACCTACAAGATGATTCCTTATTTTGCATAGAAATATCAAACAACGCGCTATCACCAGAGTTTGAAAGAGGAACCATCTGCATTGTCTCAGCTAATGAAAATGTTTGTGATGGCGATATCGCATTAGTAAAAATCAAAGAATATCCCATATGCTTTCGCCGCGTTTTTTTGGGTGTTAATGGGTTTCAGTTCAGCAATATTTCTCTAGAGTCAGAGATTAACATTACTGAATGTACCGAATATGTCATCATCGGCGTATTGCTTAACAAAATAAACAGGTTGAAATAA
- the dppB gene encoding dipeptide ABC transporter permease DppB, translating into MFQFILRRLGLVIPTFIGITLLTFAFVHMIPGDPVMIMAGERGLSPERHAQLLAELGLNKPLWQQYVTYINGVLHGDLGISLKSRIPVWDEFVPRFKATLELGVCAMLFAVAAGIPVGVLAAVKRGSIFDHTSVSLALTGYSMPIFWWGMMLIMLVSVNLNLTPVSGRISDTVFLDDSLPLTGFMLIDTLFFGEPGDFIDAVMHMILPAVVLGTIPLAVIVRMTRSAMLEVLGEDYIRTARAKGLSRLRVIVVHALRNAMLPVVTVIGLQVGTMLAGAILTETIFSWPGLGRWLIDALQRRDYPVVQGGVLLVATMIILVNLLVDLLYGVVNPRIRHKK; encoded by the coding sequence ATGTTTCAGTTCATACTCCGGCGTTTGGGGTTGGTTATCCCAACGTTTATTGGTATTACCCTACTGACGTTTGCCTTTGTGCACATGATCCCCGGCGACCCGGTGATGATTATGGCCGGCGAACGCGGCCTTTCTCCTGAGCGCCATGCGCAGCTGCTGGCTGAGCTGGGGCTTAATAAGCCGCTATGGCAGCAATATGTCACCTACATCAACGGTGTGCTGCACGGCGATCTGGGTATTTCCCTTAAGAGCCGCATCCCGGTGTGGGATGAGTTTGTGCCGCGCTTTAAGGCCACCCTGGAACTGGGTGTCTGCGCGATGCTGTTTGCCGTGGCTGCCGGTATTCCGGTTGGCGTACTGGCGGCGGTTAAACGCGGTTCTATTTTCGATCACACGTCTGTCAGTCTGGCGCTGACCGGTTACTCCATGCCGATTTTCTGGTGGGGCATGATGTTGATCATGCTGGTATCGGTCAATCTCAACCTGACGCCGGTTTCGGGCCGTATCAGCGATACGGTGTTTCTCGACGACAGTCTGCCACTGACCGGCTTTATGCTGATTGATACCCTGTTCTTCGGTGAGCCGGGTGATTTTATCGATGCCGTGATGCACATGATTTTGCCCGCCGTGGTATTGGGCACCATCCCGCTGGCGGTGATCGTGCGCATGACACGCTCTGCCATGCTGGAAGTGCTGGGCGAGGATTATATTCGCACCGCACGTGCCAAAGGACTGAGTCGCCTGCGTGTCATCGTAGTGCATGCGCTGCGTAATGCGATGTTACCGGTGGTCACCGTGATCGGCCTTCAGGTAGGAACGATGTTGGCAGGAGCGATTCTGACCGAGACTATCTTCTCCTGGCCGGGACTGGGGCGCTGGCTGATTGATGCGCTGCAACGCCGCGACTATCCGGTGGTGCAGGGGGGCGTGCTGCTGGTGGCGACCATGATTATTCTGGTCAACCTGCTGGTCGATCTGTTGTACGGCGTGGTGAATCCGCGCATTCGACACAAGAAATAA
- the dppD gene encoding dipeptide ABC transporter ATP-binding protein, with amino-acid sequence MALLNVEKLSVHFGEGNNPFRAVDRISYKVEQGQVVGIVGESGSGKSVSSLAIMGLIDFPGKVMADRLEFNQRDLKSISEKERRQLVGSEVAMIFQDPMTSLNPCYTVGYQIMEAIKVHQGGNRKTRYQRAIDLLTQVGIPDPASRLDVYPHQLSGGMSQRVMIAMAIACRPKLLIADEPTTALDVTIQAQIIELLLELQQRENMALILITHDLALVAEAAHHIIVMYAGQVVESGKAADIFHAPRHPYTQALLRALPEFAVDKARLASLPGVVPGKYDRPLGCLLNPRCPYASARCREAEPELRDIPGRQVKCHTPLDDEGRPVA; translated from the coding sequence ATGGCATTACTCAATGTAGAAAAACTGTCGGTGCATTTTGGCGAAGGGAATAACCCGTTCCGCGCCGTTGACCGCATCAGTTACAAAGTAGAACAGGGGCAGGTGGTCGGCATTGTCGGCGAATCCGGCTCCGGTAAATCGGTCAGTTCGCTGGCTATCATGGGGTTGATTGATTTCCCCGGCAAGGTGATGGCAGACAGGCTGGAGTTCAACCAGCGCGATCTGAAAAGCATTTCGGAAAAAGAACGGCGTCAATTGGTTGGCTCCGAAGTGGCGATGATTTTTCAGGACCCGATGACCAGCCTTAACCCCTGCTACACCGTGGGCTACCAGATTATGGAAGCCATCAAGGTGCATCAGGGAGGCAATCGTAAAACGCGCTATCAGCGTGCTATCGATTTGCTGACGCAGGTAGGGATTCCCGATCCGGCTTCGCGCTTAGACGTGTATCCGCACCAACTGTCAGGCGGGATGAGTCAGCGCGTGATGATCGCGATGGCGATCGCCTGTCGGCCCAAACTGCTGATCGCCGATGAACCGACCACCGCACTGGACGTGACCATCCAGGCGCAGATCATCGAACTGCTGCTGGAATTGCAGCAGCGTGAAAACATGGCGCTGATCCTGATAACCCACGATCTGGCACTGGTGGCGGAAGCGGCGCATCACATCATCGTGATGTATGCCGGTCAGGTGGTGGAATCCGGTAAAGCGGCGGATATCTTCCATGCGCCGCGCCACCCGTATACTCAGGCGTTGCTGCGTGCGTTGCCAGAGTTTGCGGTTGATAAAGCGCGTCTGGCCTCGCTGCCCGGCGTGGTGCCGGGGAAATATGACCGACCGTTGGGTTGTTTGCTTAATCCTCGCTGCCCCTACGCCAGTGCGCGGTGCCGCGAAGCAGAGCCCGAGTTGCGTGATATTCCGGGCCGTCAGGTGAAATGTCATACACCGCTCGATGATGAGGGGAGGCCCGTCGCATGA